One region of Psychrobacter sp. DAB_AL43B genomic DNA includes:
- a CDS encoding 16S rRNA (uracil(1498)-N(3))-methyltransferase, translated as MRRFFYATSNDISNGTDTSYPQLSTLPIGGSAELTESIVHHWCRVLRAKIGDQGILFDGFGGEYQVQLQTISKKHATVTLLAHTNDDRSAPVLTKIGLVMSRGERMDYAIQKSTELGVTAIQLLSSHHGEVNLKPAQVEKKLAHWQQVAIAACEQCGLNRPPLILAPISINDWLKSATIASTITPLNDVMSVSSIVAMLSQDSYYQLLQQPADLRLQLSVPAAGQPAMPESLSTALQKKNPYIELLIGPEGGLSDDECLQAQNVGFEPWQIGVRVLRTETAPVVALATLHALLPLIAP; from the coding sequence GTGCGACGTTTTTTTTATGCTACCAGCAATGACATCAGTAATGGAACAGATACCAGTTACCCTCAGCTTAGCACCTTGCCTATTGGAGGCAGTGCTGAATTAACAGAGAGCATCGTGCATCATTGGTGCCGTGTGTTACGGGCAAAGATTGGTGACCAAGGGATTTTATTTGATGGTTTTGGTGGTGAGTATCAGGTACAGCTACAAACCATCAGTAAAAAGCACGCGACTGTGACTTTACTGGCTCATACAAACGATGACCGCAGTGCACCGGTGCTTACTAAAATCGGTCTCGTGATGAGCCGTGGCGAACGTATGGACTATGCGATTCAAAAATCGACTGAGCTTGGTGTGACTGCCATTCAATTGTTAAGCAGTCATCATGGTGAGGTTAATCTAAAACCTGCACAAGTAGAAAAAAAGCTAGCCCATTGGCAGCAAGTCGCTATTGCCGCCTGTGAGCAATGTGGTCTTAATCGCCCGCCCCTTATCCTTGCCCCCATTTCTATCAATGATTGGCTCAAATCCGCAACGATTGCATCGACTATAACGCCTTTAAATGACGTCATGTCAGTCAGCTCTATCGTCGCTATGCTCAGTCAAGACTCCTATTATCAATTATTACAACAGCCAGCAGATTTACGCTTACAACTGAGCGTACCAGCGGCAGGACAGCCCGCTATGCCTGAGTCACTATCGACTGCATTACAGAAAAAAAACCCTTATATTGAATTATTAATTGGTCCTGAGGGAGGATTAAGTGATGACGAATGTCTGCAAGCACAAAACGTCGGCTTTGAGCCTTGGCAAATTGGGGTAAGAGTGTTACGCACTGAAACTGCGCCTGTGGTGGCGCTGGCAACGTTGCATGCACTTTTGCCTCTTATTGCTCCTTAA